In Flavobacterium lacustre, a genomic segment contains:
- a CDS encoding efflux RND transporter periplasmic adaptor subunit — MSKKTIYILLGSSVAIIALLIVLSKTGVIGNKDEGKEVETAVVNASTIIETVSATGKIQPEIEVKISSEVSGEIISLNVKEGQVVKKGDLLVKINPDLYTSSYNRSLSNLSGTKSGLSQSEASYKEAKSNYDRNKTLFEKGIISKSDWDKAIASFEVAKANKQTAFFNVQSASATVNEAKDNLGRTTIYAPADGTISVLNVELGERVLGTQQMAGTEILRVANLNNMEVEVDVNENDIVKIKVGDEANVEVDAYLKKQFKGVVTSISNSASSTLTADQVTNFKVKIRILKESYQDLLEGKPDTYSPFRPGMTATVDIITTKKANVLSVPISSVVVKSDTSAVKEIKVEDPAAKETAPKSDKKFECVFVKVGDKAKIRVVKTGIQDDTNIEVLTGLKKGDVVITGPYSTVSKDLNSGDKVKIKTDKEIKK, encoded by the coding sequence ATGTCAAAAAAAACAATTTATATCTTATTAGGTAGTTCTGTAGCAATTATTGCTCTATTAATCGTGCTTTCAAAAACGGGAGTAATCGGAAATAAAGATGAAGGAAAAGAAGTAGAAACAGCTGTTGTTAATGCGTCTACCATTATCGAAACGGTTTCTGCAACAGGAAAAATTCAACCGGAGATAGAAGTTAAAATTTCATCGGAAGTTTCAGGAGAAATTATTTCTTTGAATGTAAAAGAAGGACAAGTCGTTAAAAAAGGAGATTTATTGGTTAAAATCAATCCGGATTTATATACTTCAAGTTACAATCGTTCTCTGTCAAACTTATCCGGAACTAAATCTGGTTTAAGTCAGTCTGAGGCCTCATATAAAGAAGCAAAATCAAACTATGACAGAAACAAAACTTTATTTGAAAAAGGAATTATTTCTAAATCGGATTGGGATAAAGCAATTGCTTCTTTTGAGGTGGCTAAAGCCAATAAACAAACTGCTTTTTTCAATGTACAAAGTGCTTCGGCAACTGTAAATGAAGCCAAAGATAACTTAGGAAGAACGACTATTTATGCTCCGGCGGACGGAACTATTTCAGTGCTTAATGTTGAATTGGGAGAACGAGTATTAGGAACGCAACAAATGGCTGGAACTGAGATCTTGAGAGTTGCCAACCTGAATAATATGGAAGTTGAAGTTGATGTAAATGAAAATGATATCGTAAAAATAAAAGTTGGTGATGAAGCAAATGTAGAAGTTGATGCATATTTGAAAAAACAATTCAAAGGGGTTGTTACCAGTATATCTAATTCGGCGAGCTCCACTTTGACAGCAGATCAAGTGACTAATTTTAAAGTAAAAATTAGAATTCTTAAAGAATCATATCAAGATTTATTAGAAGGAAAACCGGATACTTATTCTCCTTTTAGACCTGGAATGACAGCAACTGTTGATATTATTACGACCAAAAAAGCAAATGTTTTATCTGTGCCTATTAGTTCTGTAGTAGTAAAATCAGATACATCAGCTGTAAAAGAAATAAAAGTTGAGGATCCTGCAGCGAAAGAAACAGCACCTAAAAGCGATAAGAAATTTGAATGTGTATTTGTAAAAGTTGGCGATAAAGCTAAAATTAGAGTTGTAAAAACAGGTATTCAAGACGATACAAATATTGAGGTACTTACGGGTCTTAAAAAAGGCGATGTGGTTATTACCGGACCTTACTCCACGGTTTCAAAGGATTTGAATTCAGGTGATAAGGTAAAAATTAAAACCGATAAGGAAATCAAGAAATAA
- a CDS encoding TolC family protein, with amino-acid sequence MKKNSCISFVFMVLFGLSTQAQSKQWTLEECIKYAIQNNISIKQTELDTKTAEIDKKGAKGNFLPSLNANASHSWNIGLNQDITTGLLRNQTTQFTSAGASVGVDIYKGLQNQNTLRKANLSIVAAKYQLLKMQEDVALNVANAFLQVLFNKENLKVQQEQLGINEKQYSRSEELVKAGSIPRGDLLDIKATVASNNQNVIAAENALLISKLSLAQLLQLKEFDNFDVIDGTNAKDENNIMAQTPVAIYEKAKEGRTELKIAKTNLEIAEKNVAIAKGAFQPTLQGFYSFNSRVSYADVPAYDNSGNLIGTKSPSPFFTQFSDNKGQSFGAQLSIPIFNGFSAKNNVERSKVSLEKSKIAVEQQDLDLQRNVFTAFTDAKGALNAHESSITALEARQEAYNYAKEKYAVGLMNSFDFNQSQTLLTNAQSEVLRTKYDYIFKIKILEFYFGIPIIKN; translated from the coding sequence ATGAAAAAAAATAGTTGTATCAGTTTCGTTTTTATGGTGCTTTTCGGATTGTCCACGCAGGCACAATCGAAACAATGGACTTTAGAAGAATGCATAAAGTATGCAATACAAAATAATATTTCTATCAAACAAACCGAGTTAGATACTAAAACGGCCGAAATTGATAAAAAAGGAGCAAAAGGGAATTTTCTTCCGTCCTTAAATGCAAATGCTTCTCATTCCTGGAATATTGGTTTGAATCAGGATATTACCACCGGACTTTTGAGAAATCAAACTACGCAGTTTACTTCGGCGGGAGCTAGTGTTGGCGTAGATATTTATAAAGGTTTACAAAATCAGAATACACTTCGCAAAGCCAATCTTTCTATTGTTGCTGCAAAATATCAATTGTTGAAAATGCAGGAAGATGTCGCTTTGAATGTGGCTAATGCTTTTTTGCAGGTGCTTTTTAATAAAGAGAACTTAAAAGTGCAACAAGAACAATTAGGCATTAATGAAAAACAATATTCCCGTTCTGAAGAATTAGTCAAAGCAGGATCAATTCCTCGTGGAGATTTATTAGATATAAAAGCAACTGTGGCTTCAAACAATCAAAATGTTATTGCTGCCGAAAATGCTTTGTTGATTTCTAAATTAAGTTTAGCTCAATTATTACAGTTAAAAGAGTTTGACAATTTTGATGTTATTGATGGTACAAATGCAAAAGACGAAAATAATATTATGGCCCAAACACCTGTAGCTATTTATGAAAAAGCTAAAGAAGGTCGTACCGAATTGAAAATTGCTAAAACCAATTTAGAGATTGCAGAGAAAAATGTTGCTATTGCAAAAGGAGCTTTTCAACCCACTTTACAAGGTTTTTATAGTTTTAATAGTCGTGTGTCTTATGCTGATGTTCCTGCTTATGATAACTCAGGAAATCTTATTGGAACTAAAAGTCCATCACCGTTTTTTACTCAATTCAGTGATAACAAAGGACAATCATTTGGAGCTCAATTATCGATTCCTATATTCAATGGATTTTCAGCAAAAAACAATGTAGAGCGTTCTAAAGTAAGTTTAGAGAAATCGAAAATTGCAGTTGAGCAACAAGATTTAGATTTACAACGAAATGTTTTTACTGCATTTACCGATGCAAAAGGTGCTTTGAATGCTCATGAATCATCAATTACAGCATTAGAAGCAAGACAAGAAGCGTATAATTATGCTAAAGAAAAATACGCAGTAGGTTTGATGAATTCTTTTGATTTTAATCAATCTCAAACCTTACTTACCAATGCACAATCTGAAGTACTTAGAACCAAATACGATTATATCTTTAAAATAAAAATATTAGAATTCTATTTTGGAATTCCAATTATCAAAAACTAA
- a CDS encoding efflux RND transporter periplasmic adaptor subunit gives MKKGVTITILVFIALVFFGALYYLYAKNQESPIVFQTDKAEIKTIVKNTIATGNIVPDEEVLIKPNISGIIEEVYIKAGETIKAGDLIAKIKVVANVSNLSSSQNQVQTAKIALDNQEKVFQRQKTLFDKGVISANDFDAAQLAYKQAKQNYVASKQGFDIVKTGTTSGLGNYANTLIRSTVNGMVLDVPVKVGNQVIESNNFNEGTTIASVADVGRMIFVGKIDESEVGKIKEKLPIEITIGAIENKKFDAVLQYIAPKGKTENGAIQFEIKAFLDNKDGTFIRAGLSANASIILEKADKVLALKESLIQFDKKTQKPYVEIETGAQKFTRKDLVLGVSDGIYVEVKSGIKASDKIKIWNQGLLADEPKE, from the coding sequence ATGAAAAAAGGAGTAACCATAACTATTTTAGTTTTTATAGCACTAGTCTTTTTTGGTGCGTTGTATTATTTGTATGCCAAAAACCAGGAATCTCCAATTGTTTTTCAAACGGATAAGGCAGAAATAAAAACCATTGTTAAGAACACCATTGCAACCGGAAATATTGTTCCCGATGAAGAAGTATTAATTAAACCGAATATTTCAGGAATTATTGAAGAAGTGTATATCAAAGCAGGTGAAACAATCAAAGCAGGAGATTTAATTGCAAAAATTAAAGTGGTTGCCAATGTGTCTAATTTGAGTAGCTCTCAAAATCAGGTGCAAACGGCTAAAATAGCATTAGACAATCAGGAAAAAGTTTTTCAAAGACAAAAAACATTGTTTGACAAAGGAGTAATTTCGGCTAATGATTTTGATGCTGCACAATTAGCCTATAAGCAAGCCAAACAAAATTATGTAGCTTCTAAACAAGGTTTTGATATTGTGAAAACCGGAACCACTTCGGGATTGGGCAATTATGCAAATACTTTAATTCGTTCTACGGTTAACGGAATGGTATTAGATGTTCCTGTTAAAGTGGGGAATCAAGTTATTGAAAGTAATAATTTCAACGAAGGAACAACCATAGCCAGTGTTGCCGATGTGGGAAGAATGATATTTGTAGGTAAAATTGATGAGTCGGAAGTAGGTAAAATCAAAGAAAAATTACCAATCGAAATTACTATTGGTGCCATCGAAAACAAAAAATTTGATGCCGTTTTGCAATATATTGCTCCAAAAGGAAAAACAGAAAATGGAGCTATACAATTTGAAATAAAAGCTTTTTTAGACAATAAAGACGGTACTTTTATCAGAGCAGGATTGAGCGCAAATGCTTCTATTATTTTAGAAAAAGCGGATAAAGTTTTGGCCCTGAAAGAGTCGTTGATTCAATTTGATAAAAAAACGCAGAAGCCTTATGTTGAAATAGAAACCGGAGCTCAAAAATTTACCAGAAAAGATTTAGTTTTGGGAGTTAGTGACGGAATCTATGTTGAAGTTAAAAGCGGAATCAAAGCTTCGGATAAAATAAAAATATGGAATCAAGGCTTATTAGCTGATGAACCAAAAGAATAA
- a CDS encoding ABC transporter permease encodes MFDRDNWNEILEALTANTFRTILTAFGVFWGIFILVILLAAGNGLENGVKKGFDGIATNTMFMWTQTTSKPYKGLPKTRDFDFRNSDVDALKQSFPDLLYVSPRNQLGGFEGSNNVVRGTKTAAYTIYGDYPELIKQQPMDIIKGRFVNQQDILLRRKVAIIGQGVIAELYSKGEEVIGTYIKMNGVNFMVVGVYNSKAQNNGNSESEQKNIFVPFTAFQQAFNYGDRVGWMAITANDNTSITKLKADIIKLIKSRHSIHPDDDRAVGNFDLYEEFSKVQDLFMILKFIAYFVGTLVLLSGVIGISNIMLIVVKERTKEIGIRRALGATPSAIRSQILSEAIFLTIVAGMFGIATATGVIWVINMVLDSMPSEGMMFANPSVDLSVVFVALLILVGSGLLAGFIPAQTAINVKPVDALRTE; translated from the coding sequence ATGTTTGATAGAGATAATTGGAACGAAATTTTAGAGGCACTTACAGCCAATACATTCAGAACTATTCTGACTGCTTTTGGTGTGTTCTGGGGAATATTTATTTTGGTGATATTACTTGCTGCCGGAAATGGTTTGGAAAATGGTGTAAAGAAAGGATTTGACGGGATTGCAACAAATACGATGTTTATGTGGACGCAAACTACCTCAAAACCATATAAAGGATTGCCAAAAACCAGAGATTTTGATTTTAGAAACAGTGATGTTGATGCTTTGAAACAAAGTTTTCCTGATTTATTATATGTTTCTCCCAGAAATCAATTGGGAGGATTTGAAGGCTCTAATAATGTTGTCAGAGGAACTAAAACGGCTGCTTATACCATATATGGAGATTATCCGGAGCTCATCAAGCAGCAACCTATGGATATTATAAAAGGTCGTTTTGTAAATCAACAGGACATTCTTTTACGAAGAAAAGTTGCAATAATAGGACAAGGTGTTATTGCAGAATTATATTCAAAAGGGGAAGAAGTTATTGGAACTTACATCAAAATGAACGGTGTTAATTTTATGGTTGTTGGTGTTTACAATTCGAAAGCGCAGAACAATGGCAACTCAGAATCTGAGCAAAAAAACATTTTTGTGCCTTTTACGGCTTTTCAACAAGCGTTTAATTATGGCGATAGAGTAGGCTGGATGGCGATAACCGCAAATGATAATACATCAATCACAAAACTAAAAGCAGATATTATTAAGCTCATAAAATCCAGACATTCCATTCATCCGGATGATGATAGAGCCGTAGGAAATTTTGATTTATATGAAGAGTTCAGCAAAGTACAGGATTTGTTTATGATATTAAAATTCATTGCTTATTTCGTAGGGACTTTGGTTTTACTTTCGGGAGTGATTGGGATTTCAAATATCATGTTAATTGTTGTGAAAGAACGAACCAAAGAAATTGGAATTCGAAGAGCGTTGGGAGCAACTCCATCAGCGATTCGTTCACAAATATTATCGGAAGCAATTTTTTTAACTATAGTTGCAGGAATGTTTGGTATTGCAACAGCTACAGGAGTAATTTGGGTTATTAATATGGTTCTGGATTCCATGCCAAGCGAAGGAATGATGTTTGCAAATCCAAGTGTAGATTTATCAGTCGTTTTTGTCGCTTTGCTTATATTAGTTGGTTCCGGTTTATTGGCTGGATTCATTCCGGCTCAAACCGCCATAAATGTAAAACCGGTAGACGCTTTACGAACAGAATAA
- a CDS encoding ABC transporter permease, which translates to MFNVERWQEIFEAIAKNKLRTFLTGISVASGIFILVILLGVGKGLQNGISKQFERDADGIIEVWSGTTTKEYKGLNPGRQIQFRNSDYDISVQKFGDQLEKKASTYNFWNGLISYGKESGNYQYRGVYPDYIVIENGTIIKGRFINNSDLINNEKVAVIGLKIKQDLFKDKEALGEQIAINNINFKIVGVFTDPAGEREETRAYLPITTTQRAFGGGDKISNLFYILHKKDTYEEALAESTKFSKELNQMLKSKNVVAPDDESAISVNNSVENAKQFYDLNLYIRLFFWWVGICTIIAGVVGVSNIMLIIVKERTKEIGIRKALGASPLSIIGMILHESIFITSISGFVGLLASLSLLELVGPQVKSEYFLNPEVDFSVAITTLVLLVLAGAIAGFFPAYRAAKIKPIVALRDE; encoded by the coding sequence ATGTTTAATGTAGAACGCTGGCAGGAAATTTTTGAGGCTATTGCCAAAAACAAACTGAGAACTTTTCTCACGGGTATTTCTGTGGCATCAGGAATTTTTATTTTGGTAATTCTTCTTGGAGTTGGAAAAGGACTTCAAAATGGTATTTCGAAACAGTTCGAAAGAGACGCCGATGGAATTATTGAAGTTTGGTCCGGAACTACTACCAAAGAATATAAAGGACTCAATCCAGGAAGACAAATACAATTTCGCAACAGCGATTATGATATTTCTGTTCAAAAATTTGGAGATCAATTAGAAAAGAAAGCGTCTACTTATAATTTTTGGAATGGATTGATTTCGTATGGAAAAGAGTCTGGAAATTACCAGTATCGAGGCGTTTATCCTGATTATATTGTCATTGAAAACGGAACAATTATCAAAGGACGATTTATAAATAATTCGGATTTGATTAATAATGAAAAAGTAGCTGTTATTGGTCTGAAAATAAAACAAGATTTATTTAAAGACAAAGAAGCTTTGGGCGAACAAATTGCGATTAATAATATCAATTTTAAAATAGTTGGTGTTTTTACCGATCCTGCCGGTGAAAGAGAAGAAACGAGGGCCTATTTACCCATAACGACTACGCAACGTGCCTTTGGAGGTGGAGATAAAATCAGTAATCTGTTTTATATTTTACATAAAAAAGACACTTACGAAGAAGCTTTGGCAGAGTCTACTAAATTTTCAAAAGAATTAAATCAAATGCTCAAAAGTAAAAATGTTGTGGCTCCCGATGACGAAAGTGCCATCAGCGTTAATAATTCGGTTGAGAATGCGAAGCAGTTTTATGATTTGAATTTATACATCCGTTTGTTTTTTTGGTGGGTAGGAATTTGTACTATAATCGCCGGAGTTGTTGGGGTGAGCAATATTATGTTGATTATTGTAAAAGAACGAACCAAAGAAATTGGAATCCGAAAAGCACTTGGCGCTTCGCCTTTGTCAATCATCGGAATGATATTGCATGAATCTATATTTATAACTTCAATTTCAGGATTTGTAGGTTTATTGGCAAGTTTGTCGTTGCTGGAGTTAGTTGGTCCACAAGTAAAAAGCGAATATTTCCTGAATCCGGAAGTTGATTTTAGTGTGGCTATAACCACTTTAGTTTTGCTGGTATTAGCAGGAGCTATTGCAGGTTTTTTTCCGGCATACAGAGCAGCCAAAATAAAACCCATTGTAGCACTTAGAGACGAATAA